The proteins below are encoded in one region of Methanosarcina barkeri 3:
- a CDS encoding tetratricopeptide repeat protein, with amino-acid sequence MSSDEPKDKAFRGEGGKEKSEEKTVSEDMYILSDSGDIGKQEVSDEFLAAELNEYGLDLLRSGKLKEAVVALDKAIEKDPENINLLNNKAQVLETLGKYEEALELYDKAIKIDSEDPDLWNNMAFSLSQVGKYEEAVKAYEKALELRPDYPNAWYGKALNLSQAGDYEAAIKAYEKVLGENPDYKEAWVGKGIALGQIGNYDEAILAYDKAIELDPGFVEAWQYKGVDLDSLGSYRQALKAYQKAVELDPENDDAWNNMGIDLENLEKYDEAIKAFDKAIEINAENADVWYNKGFTLSQVQRFEEAAKAYRKATQLDPEYLEAYSSLGFVLAQLRRFDEALEIYEQALKLNFEAADSWFGKAVCLSFLGREEEAEEAYRKAIEIDPRYAEVGGDTQ; translated from the coding sequence ATGAGTTCCGACGAACCAAAAGACAAAGCCTTCAGAGGGGAAGGCGGGAAAGAAAAATCCGAAGAAAAGACTGTTTCCGAAGACATGTATATTTTGAGTGATTCGGGGGACATAGGTAAGCAGGAAGTCAGTGATGAGTTTCTGGCAGCCGAACTTAATGAGTACGGACTTGACCTTCTCAGAAGCGGTAAGCTTAAAGAGGCAGTTGTGGCCCTTGATAAGGCAATCGAGAAGGATCCAGAGAATATAAATCTATTAAATAATAAGGCTCAGGTTCTTGAAACCCTTGGAAAATACGAGGAAGCTCTTGAGCTTTATGATAAAGCTATCAAAATTGATTCTGAAGATCCAGATCTCTGGAACAATATGGCTTTCTCCTTATCCCAGGTTGGTAAGTATGAAGAAGCTGTTAAAGCTTATGAAAAAGCCCTTGAGCTCAGACCTGACTATCCCAACGCATGGTATGGAAAGGCCCTTAACCTGAGTCAGGCAGGAGATTATGAGGCTGCTATAAAAGCTTATGAAAAAGTCCTTGGCGAGAATCCTGATTATAAAGAAGCCTGGGTAGGAAAAGGTATAGCTTTGGGGCAAATTGGCAACTATGATGAAGCAATTCTAGCGTACGATAAGGCAATTGAACTTGATCCCGGTTTTGTCGAGGCCTGGCAATATAAAGGTGTGGATCTGGACAGCCTTGGAAGTTACAGACAGGCCTTAAAAGCTTATCAAAAAGCTGTAGAGCTGGATCCTGAGAACGATGACGCCTGGAACAACATGGGTATAGACCTAGAAAACCTCGAAAAGTACGACGAGGCAATCAAAGCCTTTGACAAAGCAATCGAAATCAATGCTGAAAATGCCGATGTCTGGTATAATAAAGGCTTTACCCTCAGCCAGGTACAGAGATTTGAGGAAGCCGCAAAGGCGTACAGGAAAGCTACCCAGCTTGACCCTGAGTATTTAGAAGCATATTCCAGTCTAGGTTTCGTGCTTGCTCAGCTCAGACGCTTCGACGAAGCTCTGGAGATTTATGAGCAAGCACTCAAGCTTAACTTTGAAGCTGCAGACTCATGGTTTGGGAAAGCTGTCTGTCTGAGTTTCCTCGGACGGGAAGAAGAAGCTGAAGAAGCATACAGGAAAGCTATAGAAATTGATCCCAGATATGCCGAAGTAGGGGGAGATACCCAGTAA
- a CDS encoding cupredoxin family copper-binding protein: MRKELAVFIVLLGIFLATGCAGNEPATPEVTPVETPVAPVSDVTPQPVDEGKIVEVDILNSSFNPQSVEILTGDTVRWTNKDSIAHTVTGPTFDSEVLENGDTYEFLFTDAGTYNYKCSIHPSMKGTVVVTEKE, from the coding sequence ATGAGAAAAGAACTTGCAGTTTTCATAGTTTTACTTGGAATATTCCTGGCAACAGGATGTGCGGGAAACGAACCGGCAACTCCTGAGGTAACTCCGGTTGAAACACCTGTAGCTCCGGTTTCGGATGTAACGCCTCAACCTGTAGATGAAGGCAAGATCGTTGAAGTTGATATTCTGAACTCTTCCTTTAATCCGCAGTCAGTAGAAATCCTGACAGGTGATACCGTAAGATGGACGAACAAGGACTCAATTGCTCATACCGTTACGGGGCCTACTTTTGACTCAGAGGTACTTGAGAATGGAGACACATATGAATTCCTGTTTACGGACGCCGGAACCTATAATTATAAATGTTCGATCCATCCTTCTATGAAAGGTACTGTAGTAGTTACAGAAAAAGAGTAA